The following proteins are encoded in a genomic region of Limnochordia bacterium:
- the pyrE gene encoding orotate phosphoribosyltransferase, giving the protein MGMEQWRQELLHEIKTKAYREGQFRLASGQMSDYYIDCRKVTLSPAGWLIGKIILDMVKDTRIDAVGGLTLGADPIIGAVTALSYETPHPIDGFIVRKQAKDHGTGSLIEGPLQKGAQVLIVDDVLTKGGSVLSAIKTVEDAGCTVAKVIVIVNRRQGGDELLLEKGYNFTPIFQIEEIRG; this is encoded by the coding sequence ATGGGAATGGAACAATGGCGGCAGGAACTACTCCATGAAATCAAAACCAAGGCTTATCGCGAGGGACAGTTTCGCTTAGCTTCCGGCCAAATGAGCGACTATTATATCGATTGTCGAAAGGTTACCCTATCTCCGGCAGGATGGCTAATTGGCAAAATCATCTTGGACATGGTTAAGGACACCAGGATCGACGCGGTGGGTGGTCTGACCCTGGGGGCAGATCCCATCATTGGAGCTGTAACAGCTCTTTCATACGAGACCCCACACCCTATTGACGGATTCATTGTGCGCAAACAAGCTAAAGATCATGGTACTGGCTCCTTGATTGAAGGGCCACTGCAAAAGGGTGCTCAGGTCCTCATCGTTGATGATGTTTTAACTAAGGGCGGTTCGGTTCTAAGTGCTATTAAAACCGTTGAGGATGCAGGATGTACGGTAGCCAAAGTGATCGTCATCGTCAACCGAAGACAGGGCGGCGATGAACTCCTCTTAGAAAAGGGATATAACTTCACTCCTATCTTTCAGATTGAGGAAATCAGAGGCTAG
- a CDS encoding GGDEF domain-containing protein, with translation MPSFGRLYLYTGCGFLGLILLVLLIAVTRGLLHPFSLVLPLFMFLSIIGYLGSMLQRLILLVGRDPLTGIANRRFIESFIELPKYHRCYFSLILLDLDNFKVCNDVNGHQHGDIILQEVAEIIQESIRSQDVAARLGGDEFAILLPRTSSQQAYQVAERIRRQIEDESGAKGPKLTASMGVAGMHAVGDNWYPRLFARADRALYQAKKQKNRVAIYPPGACASL, from the coding sequence ATGCCTAGTTTTGGACGGTTGTATTTGTATACTGGGTGTGGATTTCTCGGATTGATTCTTCTGGTTTTGCTCATCGCGGTGACCCGAGGATTACTACATCCATTCAGCTTGGTCCTACCGTTGTTTATGTTCTTAAGTATCATTGGGTATCTTGGTTCCATGCTGCAAAGACTGATCCTTTTGGTAGGACGGGATCCGCTCACGGGAATTGCAAATCGCAGGTTCATTGAATCCTTTATTGAGCTACCGAAGTATCATCGCTGCTATTTCAGCCTCATCTTACTTGATCTAGACAACTTTAAAGTCTGCAACGATGTTAATGGCCATCAACATGGAGATATAATACTTCAAGAAGTGGCCGAGATCATCCAAGAAAGTATTCGTTCCCAAGATGTAGCGGCGCGCCTAGGGGGCGATGAATTTGCCATTCTGCTTCCAAGGACAAGTTCCCAGCAGGCCTATCAAGTGGCGGAACGGATCCGCAGACAGATTGAGGATGAGAGTGGGGCAAAGGGCCCTAAGCTAACCGCAAGCATGGGCGTGGCCGGGATGCACGCTGTGGGGGACAACTGGTATCCGCGGCTTTTTGCAAGGGCAGATCGGGCTTTGTACCAGGCCAAGAAACAGAAAAACCGGGTGGCGATTTATCCACCCGGTGCCTGTGCTAGCCTCTGA
- a CDS encoding glycosyltransferase encodes MEECFPHPVYRWENQLHTQKEPGVSIVIPTYNRRHTLQLVLKSLNDQTTNVPFEVIIVDDGSLDGTTRMIKDFPANYPIVLYRVHRKRTTYPRNPGPLRNLGILKSRSPLIIFLDSDMVCSPGFVQAHFDAHTGEKLVVTGVFIHTLDHRYPIEENRKLLDFSRAFLATGNASVERKWLLKAGLFDPRFTEYGWEDLELGARLRKLGLKGEKEGRAITYHLTTELTPDKLPGRIEKEKARARMAVLYYQKHPNTSTALATMNMPLCFILAKLLFIGNWPSRPTTGRLIDWLHRRGMLVIRNFFCEIVAVHSYMNELWTITRKTKKG; translated from the coding sequence GTGGAGGAATGTTTTCCCCATCCGGTTTATCGATGGGAAAACCAATTGCATACACAAAAGGAGCCAGGGGTAAGTATTGTCATTCCTACATATAATCGGCGACATACTTTACAGCTGGTCTTGAAGTCGCTAAATGATCAGACTACTAATGTACCCTTTGAAGTGATCATTGTCGATGATGGCTCATTAGATGGTACAACCCGTATGATCAAGGACTTTCCTGCAAATTACCCAATTGTTCTATATCGGGTCCATCGTAAACGGACAACCTACCCAAGGAATCCGGGTCCCTTACGCAATCTCGGTATATTAAAGAGTCGTTCCCCCCTGATTATCTTTTTGGATAGTGATATGGTTTGTTCCCCTGGTTTTGTCCAGGCTCATTTTGATGCCCATACCGGGGAGAAACTAGTGGTGACCGGTGTATTTATTCATACCTTAGATCATCGCTATCCTATTGAGGAGAACCGCAAGCTTCTAGACTTCTCCCGGGCCTTTCTTGCTACGGGCAATGCTTCAGTGGAGCGGAAATGGTTGCTTAAGGCAGGCCTTTTTGATCCTAGGTTTACTGAGTATGGCTGGGAGGACCTTGAATTAGGGGCCCGTTTGCGCAAGCTGGGCCTCAAAGGTGAGAAGGAAGGACGGGCCATTACCTATCACCTTACCACGGAACTAACTCCGGATAAACTACCAGGACGGATTGAGAAGGAGAAGGCTCGGGCCCGGATGGCGGTGCTCTACTACCAGAAACACCCCAATACCAGTACTGCGTTGGCCACGATGAATATGCCCCTATGTTTTATTCTGGCCAAACTGTTATTTATCGGGAATTGGCCGAGCCGACCAACAACCGGCAGACTGATCGATTGGCTTCATCGCAGAGGCATGCTAGTAATCCGCAATTTCTTCTGTGAAATCGTCGCAGTCCATAGTTATATGAACGAGCTGTGGACGATCACCCGGAAAACGAAGAAAGGTTGA
- a CDS encoding formate--tetrahydrofolate ligase yields the protein MLTDIEIAQQARLLPIKQITEQLNISSDEFEPFGHYKAKVSLNVYQRLKDKPNGKLIYTTAITATPAGEGKTCTAIGLTQGLGKLGKNVAVCLREPSLGPTFGIKGGAAGGGYSQVIPMEDINLHFTGDLHAIGTAHNLLSAVLENHIYQGNDLAINPKKVIWPRVMDMNDRQLRNIIVGLGGEKDGVTMPGRFDITVASEIMAILCLASDLEDLKERMGRILVGFTYDNTPVYARDLKCVGAMATLLKDALKPNLVQTLEGQPAFVHGGPFANIAHGNNSVIATRTALKLADYVVTEGGFAADLGAEKFFDIVHGYSGLTPDVAVLVASVRALNMHGGMPLEAAAQTDLSALETGLANLDKHIDNLTRFGLPVVVALNQFPTDTNEELELVMDYCQKKSVRVARSQVVAKGGAGGIELAEAVLDALEYETADFRPLYDWDQPIKMKMEIIAKEIYGADQVTYTDQAEAAVARYTELGYDKLPLCVAKTQHSLSDNPALKGAPRNFTLTVRDLRPSLGAGFLVPITGQVLTMPGLPKKPAAENVDIFPDGTITGLF from the coding sequence ATGCTAACGGATATCGAGATTGCGCAACAGGCTAGATTATTGCCCATAAAACAGATAACAGAGCAGTTGAACATTTCCAGTGATGAGTTTGAGCCCTTTGGCCATTACAAAGCAAAGGTTAGCCTGAATGTCTATCAGAGACTGAAAGATAAACCTAACGGAAAACTCATCTATACTACGGCAATTACCGCAACACCAGCCGGGGAAGGTAAGACCTGTACCGCGATCGGGCTGACCCAGGGATTAGGCAAACTAGGAAAAAACGTTGCGGTTTGTCTGCGGGAGCCCTCCTTAGGCCCGACTTTTGGAATAAAAGGTGGTGCTGCTGGTGGCGGATACAGCCAGGTTATTCCCATGGAGGATATTAACCTGCATTTCACCGGCGATCTCCATGCTATCGGTACCGCTCATAACCTTCTGTCCGCGGTCCTGGAAAACCATATTTACCAGGGCAATGACCTTGCCATCAATCCCAAGAAAGTGATCTGGCCCCGGGTTATGGACATGAATGATCGCCAGCTGCGCAACATTATTGTAGGCCTTGGCGGCGAAAAGGATGGAGTCACCATGCCCGGCCGCTTTGACATCACCGTTGCTTCGGAGATTATGGCTATTCTTTGCTTAGCCTCGGACCTAGAGGATCTAAAGGAGCGCATGGGCAGGATCTTGGTTGGATTTACCTACGACAATACACCGGTGTATGCCCGGGATCTTAAGTGCGTCGGGGCCATGGCAACCCTCTTGAAGGATGCCTTAAAACCAAACCTCGTCCAAACCCTTGAAGGACAGCCAGCCTTTGTCCATGGCGGTCCATTTGCTAATATTGCCCATGGGAATAACAGCGTTATCGCGACAAGGACGGCATTAAAACTGGCCGATTATGTAGTCACCGAAGGGGGCTTTGCTGCGGATTTGGGTGCAGAGAAGTTCTTTGATATTGTGCACGGCTACTCAGGGCTTACCCCCGATGTTGCAGTATTAGTAGCCTCAGTACGGGCCTTGAATATGCATGGTGGGATGCCCTTGGAAGCCGCGGCTCAAACAGATCTTAGTGCCTTAGAAACCGGGCTGGCCAATCTAGATAAACATATTGATAACCTAACTCGATTTGGCCTTCCCGTTGTAGTTGCCCTCAACCAGTTTCCGACAGATACGAACGAAGAATTGGAGCTAGTCATGGACTATTGCCAGAAGAAGAGCGTTCGTGTGGCCCGATCCCAGGTCGTGGCCAAGGGTGGTGCCGGAGGAATTGAACTGGCTGAAGCAGTATTGGATGCCCTAGAGTACGAAACCGCTGATTTTCGACCATTATACGATTGGGACCAGCCCATTAAGATGAAGATGGAGATCATCGCTAAAGAGATCTACGGTGCAGACCAAGTAACCTATACGGACCAGGCTGAGGCAGCAGTGGCTCGCTACACAGAGCTTGGCTATGATAAGTTGCCCCTGTGTGTTGCTAAAACCCAGCATTCCTTAAGCGATAACCCAGCGTTAAAGGGCGCACCCAGAAATTTCACCTTAACCGTAAGGGACCTAAGGCCCTCCCTAGGAGCAGGCTTTCTGGTGCCCATTACAGGCCAAGTTTTGACTATGCCGGGATTGCCAAAGAAACCCGCTGCAGAAAACGTAGACATTTTCCCAGACGGAACCATCACTGGTCTATTCTAG
- the ndk gene encoding nucleoside-diphosphate kinase, with translation MSAQETTLIFIKPEAVKRGLVGEILSRFERRGIVIKHLQMHLITEDEATAHYAHHRDKPFFGELLEAITAGPVVFAVLQGPRVISIVRKMVGATDPAEALPGTIRGDFGLVLSDNVIHASDSPKTAQEEIARFFPEL, from the coding sequence ATGTCCGCCCAAGAGACAACACTGATTTTTATCAAACCAGAAGCTGTTAAACGGGGGTTGGTAGGGGAAATTTTATCCCGCTTTGAACGACGGGGTATTGTGATTAAGCATCTGCAGATGCATTTAATTACCGAGGATGAGGCCACTGCCCACTATGCCCACCATCGAGACAAGCCGTTTTTCGGCGAACTGCTGGAGGCGATTACCGCAGGTCCTGTGGTTTTCGCTGTTTTGCAAGGACCAAGAGTGATCAGCATCGTCCGAAAAATGGTTGGGGCCACAGATCCAGCGGAAGCGCTCCCCGGGACCATTCGCGGAGACTTCGGTTTAGTTCTTAGCGATAATGTTATCCACGCCTCAGACAGTCCAAAGACCGCCCAAGAGGAAATCGCCCGGTTTTTCCCCGAGCTTTAG
- a CDS encoding HAD-IC family P-type ATPase, whose translation MVMAAAASAELRFEHHLATAMMAKAQADEVEPLPATDWDLRPGQGVFSFNRGQLQAAVGNETLMAELGVMLSPDRKELLAFRESKGETVTLVAMGTEVIGLIGIADEPRPDAWESIAALRSGGIDPIFMLTGDNERAAIYIDDAVGIREEEIHAGLMPDEKVNVLRTVQANGTRVAMVGDGINDAPALTTADVSIAMGTPATRAAMEAAVLVLMGNSLLRIPKAITHAQKNSPGGEAERNPCSSRCYVPPAEGTRKQSKLGLWSGITRSKHYAVTLNGIGIRLLKRPSTH comes from the coding sequence ATGGTTATGGCCGCGGCTGCTTCAGCTGAGCTTCGGTTCGAGCACCATTTGGCAACAGCGATGATGGCCAAGGCACAGGCGGATGAAGTTGAGCCCCTTCCGGCAACAGACTGGGACCTAAGACCAGGTCAAGGCGTATTTTCCTTCAACCGGGGACAGCTGCAAGCAGCGGTGGGCAACGAAACCCTCATGGCGGAGCTGGGAGTCATGCTAAGTCCGGATCGAAAAGAACTACTCGCGTTCCGTGAATCTAAGGGTGAAACGGTTACTTTGGTCGCCATGGGAACCGAAGTCATCGGCCTAATCGGAATAGCTGACGAGCCTCGACCGGACGCTTGGGAGTCAATAGCAGCCTTGCGTAGTGGAGGTATTGATCCCATATTTATGCTCACCGGGGATAACGAACGGGCAGCCATATATATCGACGATGCTGTGGGAATACGCGAAGAAGAGATCCACGCCGGGCTGATGCCCGATGAAAAGGTAAACGTTCTGCGGACTGTGCAGGCTAATGGAACCCGAGTCGCCATGGTTGGTGATGGCATTAATGATGCTCCGGCACTTACAACCGCTGATGTGAGCATCGCCATGGGTACCCCGGCTACTAGGGCAGCGATGGAAGCCGCTGTTCTAGTGCTCATGGGCAATAGCCTACTGAGGATTCCCAAGGCAATCACCCATGCCCAAAAAAACAGTCCGGGTGGTGAAGCAGAACGTAACCCTTGCAGTAGCCGTTGTTATGTTCCTCCTGCTGAGGGTACTAGGAAACAAAGTAAACTTGGCCTTTGGAGTGGCATTACACGAAGCAAGCATTATGCGGTGACACTCAATGGCATAGGCATACGACTACTAAAAAGGCCTTCTACGCACTAG
- a CDS encoding response regulator: MAQRILVVDDDREFLDTSAGILENAGYEVVTATSGKEARQIAEEQTFDLFIIDVMMEYADSGFVLCHELKNSKCKDVPIMIVTVLGRDKGIHFNLENEQERKWIKADAYVEKPINAEELLRMAGSLLKN; encoded by the coding sequence ATGGCTCAACGTATTCTTGTGGTAGATGATGATCGGGAGTTTCTGGATACTAGCGCAGGTATTCTAGAGAATGCAGGATACGAAGTAGTAACAGCTACCTCGGGGAAGGAAGCGCGACAGATAGCGGAGGAACAGACCTTTGATTTATTCATCATCGATGTGATGATGGAGTATGCTGACTCTGGATTTGTCCTGTGCCACGAGTTGAAAAACAGCAAATGTAAGGATGTACCGATCATGATCGTGACAGTATTAGGCCGAGATAAAGGGATCCATTTCAACTTGGAAAATGAGCAGGAACGAAAATGGATCAAGGCTGATGCTTACGTGGAAAAGCCGATCAATGCGGAAGAGTTATTGAGGATGGCTGGTTCTTTGCTGAAAAACTAA
- a CDS encoding NADH-dependent [FeFe] hydrogenase, group A6, whose product MDMVKLQINGEQVEVPAGTTILEAARTLDIDIPTLCHMEELAPSGSCRICCVEVKGMRGLVPSCAYPVSEGMEVSTHAPRVQQARRHIIELLLANHPDDCLYCPKNGKCQLQELAGQYGITERKFVGRKRHYHMDRTSPSIERDPDKCILCGRCVRVCKEIQTVGAIDFAGRGFDTIVLPAFADDLHNTSCVNCGQCTLVCPTGALREKRSIDQVEAALRNLTKHVVVQVAPAVRVALGEEFGFPYGTNVSGQMVTALRKLGFDAIFDTQFSADLTIMEEGTELIERLQSGENLPLLTSCSPGWIKYIEHFYPDYLPNLSTCKSPQQMQGAVIKTYYAKHKLIDPKDIYVVSVMPCTAKKFEANRPEMEGTAGRDVDAVLTTRELALMIKQAGIDFAKLPLGEFDDPLGTSTGAGALFGTTGGVAEAALRTVYYLVEGKLPENLEFTPVRGLENFKEVELTIGGQTIRCAVVHGLGAAKYLMEEALPNKQYHFAEIMACPGGCMAGGGQPVSFGKGLEARKLRQEAVYALDRNAKLRFSHENPAVLELYEKYLEKPGSDKSHELLHTHYCKRGIC is encoded by the coding sequence ATGGATATGGTTAAACTGCAAATAAATGGGGAACAAGTGGAGGTACCCGCAGGTACCACCATTTTAGAGGCAGCTAGGACATTGGACATAGATATCCCTACGCTTTGTCATATGGAGGAACTAGCACCCTCGGGAAGCTGTCGGATTTGCTGTGTTGAAGTCAAAGGCATGCGGGGGCTGGTGCCTTCCTGTGCCTATCCGGTTTCAGAGGGAATGGAAGTTTCCACCCACGCTCCTCGGGTGCAACAGGCACGCCGCCATATCATCGAGTTGCTTTTGGCTAATCACCCCGATGACTGTCTATACTGTCCTAAGAACGGCAAGTGTCAGCTGCAGGAACTAGCAGGTCAGTATGGCATTACGGAGCGGAAATTCGTCGGACGAAAACGCCATTACCATATGGATAGAACTAGCCCAAGTATCGAACGGGATCCGGACAAATGTATCCTATGCGGCCGTTGTGTGCGGGTATGCAAAGAGATTCAAACCGTCGGAGCTATTGATTTTGCTGGGCGGGGATTTGATACCATTGTTCTACCAGCTTTTGCCGATGATCTGCATAATACCTCCTGTGTAAACTGTGGTCAGTGTACCTTGGTCTGTCCCACGGGTGCCTTAAGGGAGAAGCGCTCCATTGACCAAGTTGAAGCTGCCCTGAGGAATTTGACTAAACACGTGGTAGTACAGGTGGCGCCGGCAGTACGGGTTGCCCTTGGTGAGGAATTCGGATTTCCCTATGGGACCAACGTATCAGGACAGATGGTCACAGCTTTGCGGAAGCTAGGATTTGATGCGATATTCGATACTCAGTTCAGCGCGGACCTAACCATTATGGAAGAAGGAACAGAATTAATTGAGCGGCTCCAGTCCGGAGAGAACCTGCCCCTTCTTACTTCATGTAGCCCCGGCTGGATCAAGTATATTGAACACTTCTATCCGGATTACCTACCGAATCTGTCAACGTGCAAATCTCCTCAGCAGATGCAAGGGGCTGTAATTAAGACTTACTACGCCAAACACAAATTAATTGATCCTAAGGATATTTATGTTGTATCTGTAATGCCTTGTACAGCGAAGAAGTTCGAGGCTAATCGTCCTGAGATGGAGGGTACAGCTGGTCGAGACGTGGATGCTGTGCTGACGACCCGGGAGCTTGCTCTAATGATTAAACAAGCCGGGATTGATTTTGCTAAGTTGCCCTTAGGTGAATTCGATGATCCTTTGGGTACTTCAACAGGAGCTGGAGCCCTCTTTGGGACAACCGGCGGTGTAGCCGAGGCAGCCCTGCGCACAGTGTACTATCTGGTGGAAGGAAAGCTGCCCGAAAACCTGGAGTTTACACCGGTACGTGGTTTGGAGAACTTCAAGGAAGTGGAATTGACCATTGGTGGACAGACTATCCGATGTGCCGTAGTCCATGGACTTGGAGCGGCAAAGTATCTAATGGAAGAGGCTTTGCCGAATAAACAGTATCATTTCGCTGAGATTATGGCTTGTCCAGGTGGATGTATGGCAGGCGGTGGTCAACCGGTCTCCTTCGGGAAGGGTCTTGAGGCCCGCAAACTTCGTCAAGAGGCAGTCTATGCTTTGGACCGAAATGCGAAGTTGCGGTTTTCCCATGAGAACCCGGCGGTCTTAGAGTTATATGAGAAGTATCTAGAGAAACCAGGTAGCGATAAGTCCCATGAGCTTTTGCATACTCACTACTGCAAGCGGGGGATCTGCTAG
- a CDS encoding NADH-quinone oxidoreductase subunit NuoF, with protein MRTLMSKCCDRCTHSKENPCRDFIRCRLEGPLCHDDADCKAKRVEIKAVLDGLALIRPVVTVGMGTCGLASGADKVWAKLHELTEASGLDVEFKQVGCIGLCHREVIVDIQKPNRPRVSFGSVTEDKVKHLVEYLENDVIPTEMVIGRFPYMGEEQEGLKEYELPLIYDLPVLKKQKRVALANCGLINPDSLDEYVNRGGFVALSKALGEMSPADVIGTVTASGLRGRGGGGFPTGRKWGFAAAETADKKYLVCNADEGDPGAFMDRSLLEGDPYRVLEGILIGAYAMGASEGYIYVRAEYPLAIQKLKNSLARMEELALIGDNILGSGFNFHLKIKTGAGAFVCGEETALLASIEGKRGMPRPRPPYPASKGLWGKPTCINNVETFANVPTILSKGADWFASIGTEKSKGTKVFALTGKINNTGLIEVPMGTSIREIVFDIGGGIINGGEYKAVQIGGPSGGCLPKELLDTPVDYESLIKAGAMMGSGGLVVVDHHTCMVDFARFFISFTCNESCGKCIPCREGTARMKETMDRIVSARADETEDDTLLRFQSVVELEKLAETIKDTAACGLGQTAPNPVLSTLRYFRDEYDAHVFERRCPAGQCRSLLTYTIEADKCRGCGLCAKRCPQNAIVGEKGHAHVIVEDKCIRCGACIQFCPFEAIKSS; from the coding sequence ATGCGCACACTAATGTCTAAATGCTGTGATCGTTGTACACACTCAAAGGAGAACCCTTGTCGAGATTTTATACGCTGCCGTTTGGAGGGGCCTTTATGCCACGATGATGCGGACTGTAAAGCGAAAAGAGTGGAAATAAAGGCGGTTCTTGATGGATTGGCCTTGATTCGACCGGTTGTGACTGTTGGTATGGGTACTTGCGGTTTGGCATCAGGTGCGGATAAGGTTTGGGCTAAACTCCATGAGTTGACCGAAGCGTCAGGTCTTGATGTAGAGTTTAAGCAGGTCGGTTGTATTGGCTTATGTCATCGAGAGGTCATTGTTGATATTCAAAAACCAAATCGCCCCCGAGTTTCCTTTGGGTCGGTAACCGAGGACAAAGTCAAACACCTAGTTGAGTATCTTGAAAACGATGTGATTCCTACAGAGATGGTCATTGGCCGTTTTCCCTACATGGGCGAGGAACAGGAAGGCTTGAAGGAGTACGAGCTTCCCCTGATTTATGACTTGCCCGTTTTAAAGAAGCAAAAACGGGTGGCTTTGGCTAATTGTGGACTAATCAACCCTGATTCGCTGGACGAATATGTCAATCGTGGTGGGTTTGTGGCGTTATCTAAGGCCTTAGGAGAGATGAGTCCGGCAGATGTGATTGGGACAGTAACCGCATCGGGATTACGGGGTCGTGGAGGTGGCGGTTTTCCTACGGGGCGCAAATGGGGCTTTGCCGCGGCGGAGACTGCAGACAAAAAGTACCTGGTTTGTAATGCAGACGAAGGCGATCCTGGGGCCTTTATGGACCGGAGTCTGTTAGAAGGTGATCCATATCGTGTGTTGGAAGGCATCCTGATTGGTGCCTATGCCATGGGCGCTTCAGAAGGATACATCTATGTACGGGCTGAGTATCCCTTGGCGATTCAGAAACTGAAGAACTCGCTAGCGCGCATGGAAGAACTAGCACTAATCGGAGATAACATCCTAGGCAGTGGCTTTAACTTCCATCTGAAAATCAAGACAGGTGCCGGGGCTTTTGTTTGTGGCGAGGAGACAGCCCTGCTGGCTTCAATCGAAGGTAAAAGGGGTATGCCCAGACCGCGACCACCTTATCCTGCAAGCAAAGGGCTTTGGGGTAAGCCTACCTGCATTAACAACGTGGAGACCTTTGCCAATGTGCCGACGATTCTGTCCAAAGGTGCTGATTGGTTTGCTAGTATTGGAACTGAGAAAAGCAAGGGAACTAAGGTCTTTGCATTAACAGGGAAAATTAATAATACTGGCTTAATCGAAGTACCTATGGGCACCAGTATTCGAGAGATTGTCTTTGATATCGGTGGGGGAATTATTAACGGTGGAGAGTACAAGGCGGTCCAGATCGGTGGTCCTTCGGGAGGGTGTTTGCCCAAGGAGCTCTTGGATACCCCGGTGGATTATGAGTCTCTTATTAAGGCCGGTGCGATGATGGGTTCCGGTGGACTGGTGGTTGTAGATCATCATACTTGCATGGTGGATTTTGCCCGTTTCTTCATCAGTTTTACCTGTAATGAATCCTGCGGCAAGTGTATTCCCTGCAGAGAAGGAACAGCACGGATGAAAGAGACCATGGACCGTATCGTATCAGCTCGGGCCGATGAGACCGAGGATGATACACTACTCCGCTTCCAAAGTGTAGTGGAATTAGAAAAACTAGCCGAGACCATCAAGGATACGGCTGCTTGTGGTCTAGGTCAGACTGCTCCTAATCCAGTATTGTCAACCCTACGTTATTTCCGGGATGAGTACGATGCCCACGTTTTTGAGCGGAGATGTCCTGCTGGTCAGTGTCGTAGCTTGCTTACCTATACTATCGAAGCGGATAAGTGTAGGGGATGTGGCCTCTGTGCCAAACGGTGTCCGCAAAATGCCATCGTAGGGGAGAAGGGGCATGCACACGTTATTGTAGAGGATAAATGTATTCGGTGTGGGGCTTGTATCCAGTTTTGTCCCTTTGAGGCAATTAAGTCTAGCTAG
- the nuoE gene encoding NADH-quinone oxidoreductase subunit NuoE: protein MLQEVQEKYGYLPRKALVAAAKHTGLSTAEVYGVATFYNQFRFKPLGKYTISVCCGTACHVRGAAEILQTLESELDIHPGETTEDGLFTLETVACLGACSMAPVVMVNGEFHGKLTPKSVLKMLNLYRKKG, encoded by the coding sequence ATGCTACAAGAGGTTCAAGAAAAGTATGGGTACTTGCCGCGAAAAGCCCTCGTGGCGGCAGCAAAGCACACAGGGCTATCAACGGCTGAGGTTTATGGTGTTGCGACCTTTTACAATCAGTTTCGATTTAAGCCGCTAGGTAAGTACACAATCAGTGTTTGCTGTGGTACCGCATGTCATGTGCGTGGGGCTGCTGAAATCTTGCAGACTCTGGAATCAGAATTGGATATACATCCTGGAGAAACCACGGAGGATGGATTATTTACGCTCGAAACAGTAGCCTGTCTGGGTGCATGCAGTATGGCGCCTGTTGTGATGGTCAACGGAGAATTCCATGGCAAGCTGACGCCAAAATCTGTACTGAAGATGCTCAATCTGTACAGGAAAAAGGGGTAG